From one Populus alba chromosome 17, ASM523922v2, whole genome shotgun sequence genomic stretch:
- the LOC118046115 gene encoding F-box protein At5g51370, which translates to MDDMLCDELLQEIFTRIPKSLPPPPSSASAASVSLVSKRWLHLYRTSKTSLSLRLNPDDSTISSLTSVLSHYPFLSSLSLFLLSSDPTVSATITSPPAFYDRLLFIVSAFCSSLKHLRFLAGPVSQSSLFSLSNSCTFLNSLTISLYRPLCFNWVVSFSCLKELSVYVSGFYGVDDCNRESGFCINEELDAELGLENLFLSGIGGEDYGVGWLWRSCKRLKKLKLKSCEGIGDGGSFLSFAKCLKGLQEVEIRACRSIVNGVLLKLAENCDSLYSLLVYDGGNREGLHHFISSCRCDLQKLDFRLPLDLKNDHLSAIGLNFRGLSTLRLQSCCLVSGEGLKALGIALNSGLEELALINCDVVERESGLLATLGQHTRQLKKLDLSYNEFLLDKEFISMLVSCNCLIELNLRRCAGLTTVSMVSMFKNCRKLQSVDIMHCDGIGAEAVELFVLNSPQLRGLQVEENKVSHVARSWASHKLIQIVS; encoded by the coding sequence atggaTGACATGCTATGCGATGAGCTGCTTCAAGAAATATTTACAAGAATACCGAAATCATTACCACCACCACCGTCATCAGCTTCAGCAGCATCGGTATCCTTGGTGTCTAAGCGTTGGCTCCACCTCTACCGGACCTCAAaaacctctctttctctcagaCTTAACCCTGATGATTCCACAATTTCCTCTCTGACTTCTGTCCTCTCTCACTacccttttctctcttctctatcTCTCTTCCTTCTCTCCTCTGACCCCACAGTATCTGCTACCATAACTTCCCCTCCAGCTTTCTATGATCGTCTTCTCTTTATAGTCTCCGCTTTTTGCTCCAGTCTTAAACACCTCAGGTTCTTGGCTGGTCCTGTCTCGcaatcttctctcttttctctctctaattcTTGCACCTTTTTGAACTCTCTCACTATCTCTCTCTATAGGCCTCTCTGTTTTAACTgggttgtttccttttcttgctTAAAGGAGCTGTCCGTCTATGTATCTGGCTTTTATGGAGTTGATGATTGCAATAGAGAATCTGGCTTCTGTATAAATGAAGAGCTTGACGCTGAATTGGGCTTAGAGAATCTTTTTTTGTCGGGGATTGGAGGAGAAGATTATGGTGTTGGTTGGTTGTGGAGGAGCTGCAAAAGGCTCAAGAAATTGAAGCTGAAGAGCTGCGAAGGTATTGGTGATGGAGGGTCCTTTTTGTCATTTGCTAAGTGCTTGAAGGGTCTCCAAGAAGTGGAGATAAGGGCTTGTCGGAGTATAGTGAATGGGGTTTTGTTAAAATTGGCAGAGAATTGTGATTCCTTGTATTCTCTATTGGTTTATGATGGTGGTAATAGAGAGGGCTTACATCACTTCATTAGCAGCTGCAGGTGTGATTTGCAAAAACTCGATTTCCGATTACCTTTGGACCTGAAGAATGATCATCTCTCAGCTATCGGACTGAATTTTAGGGGTCTCTCAACTCTTAGGCTCCAAAGTTGTTGTCTGGTGAGTGGTGAAGGGCTCAAGGCTCTTGGGATAGCATTGAATTCAGGCCTTGAAGAACTGGCATTGATTAACTGTGATGTTGTTGAAAGGGAATCCGGATTGCTCGCCACATTAGGACAGCATACAAGGCAATTAAAGAAACTGGACTTGTCTTATAATGAGTTTTTGCTTGATAAGGAGTTCATCTCAATGCTAGTTTCTTGTAATTGtttgattgaattgaatttaaggCGGTGTGCAGGACTTACCACTGTGTCGATGGTTTCTATGTTTAAGAACTGCAGGAAGTTGCAGAGTGTTGATATCATGCATTGTGATGGGATTGGAGCTGAGGCTGTTGAGTTATTTGTCCTCAATTCACCACAATTGAGAGGTCTGCAAGTCGAGGAAAACAAGGTTTCACATGTTGCAAGGTCATGGGCATCGCACAAACTCATTcagattgtttcttaa